A single window of Vigna unguiculata cultivar IT97K-499-35 chromosome 1, ASM411807v1, whole genome shotgun sequence DNA harbors:
- the LOC114193265 gene encoding UDP-glycosyltransferase 76B1-like: MEEQKKKHRLLLMPSPLQGHITPLLHLAQILFSNGFSITILHTLFNSPDPTSYPHFSFHAIPDRLSESEAATLDAVHLTDLINIRCAQPLKEYLASLLSNSPQPLPCFISDAALHFTRPVCDEFKLPRLVLRTGGASSFHIFASFPLLREKGYLPVQESRLEEPVVDFPPLKVKDLPKFQSQDPEAFYKLVCRFVEECKASSGVIWNTFEELESSALTKLRQDFPIPIYPIGPFHKRLLTGSASSASLLTPDKSCMSWLDKQEHKSVVYVSFGSIASISEGEFLEIAWGLANSQQPFLWVIRPGLIRDSEWLEALPSGFLENLGGRGYIVKWAPQEQVLSHPAVGAFWTHNGWNSTLESICEGVPMICMPCFADQKVNAKFASSVWKVGVQIENKLERGEVEKTIKKIMVGDGAKEIKENALNLKEKASACLREGGSSHCFLDSLVSHILSVASSASRPH; encoded by the exons ATGGAGGAACAGAAGAAGAAACACAGATTGTTGCTGATGCCATCACCCTTACAAGGCCACATAACACCCTTACTCCACCTCGCTCAAATCCTCTTCTCAAACGGCTTCTCCATAACCATTCTTCACACCCTTTTCAACTCTCCCGACCCCACTTCCTACCCTCACTTCTCCTTCCACGCCATCCCCGATCGCTTATCGGAATCAGAAGCCGCCACGCTCGACGCCGTGCACCTCACCGATCTCATCAACATAAGATGCGCACAACCTCTCAAGGAATACTTGGCTTCGCTGCTCTCAAACTCTCCCCAACCTCTTCCCTGCTTCATTTCCGATGCTGCCCTTCATTTCACTCGACCTGTCTGCGATGAGTTCAAGCTCCCACGCCTTGTGCTCAGAACTGGTGGGGCTTCTTCCTTCCATATTTTTGCCTCGTTCCCCCTCCTTAGAGAAAAGGGCTACCTCCCCGTACAAG AATCCAGATTGGAAGAGCCTGTGGTTGATTTCCCACCACTGAAGGTGAAAGATCTTCCCAAGTTTCAGTCGCAGGATCCTGAGGCATTCTACAAACTAGTTTGTCGTTTTGTTGAGGAATGCAAAGCATCTTCGGGAGTTATTTGGAACACATTTGAAGAATTGGAATCCTCTGCATTGACAAAACTGCGCCAGGATTTTCCCATACCAATATACCCTATAGGCCCTTTTCACAAACGCTTACTTACTGGCTCAGCCTCTTCTGCTAGCTTGTTGACCCCAGACAAAAGCTGCATGTCTTGGTTAGACAAACAAGAACATAAGAGTGTTGTTTATGTGAGTTTTGGGAGTATTGCATCAATAAGCGAGGGTGAGTTCTTGGAGATAGCTTGGGGGTTAGCCAACAGCCAGCAACCGTTCTTGTGGGTGATTCGACCTGGGTTAATCCGTGACTCAGAATGGCTTGAAGCATTGCCAAGTGGGTTCCTAGAGAATTTGGGAGGAAGAGGGTACATTGTGAAATGGGCTCCTCAAGAACAAGTTCTGAGCCATCCTGCAGTGGGAGCATTTTGGACTCATAATGGTTGGAACTCAACCTTGGAGAGCATATGTGAAGGGGTTCCCATGATTTGTATGCCATGTTTTGCAGATCAAAAGGTGAATGCCAAATTTGCAAGCAGTGTTTGGAAGGTTGGAGTGCAAATAGAGAATAAGCTAGAGAGAGGAGAGGTAGAAAAGACTATCAAAAAAATAATGGTTGGGGATGGAGCGAAGGAGATTAAAGAGAATGCTTTGAATTTGAAGGAAAAGGCAAGTGCTTGCTTGAGAGAAGGTGGTTCATCTCACTGTTTCCTTGATAGCTTGGTTAGTCACATATTATCAGTGGCATCTTCTGCATCTAGACCTCACTGA
- the LOC114173596 gene encoding uncharacterized protein LOC114173596, with translation MKKLCPNLDREDGLETVLEVPIPEEILTHKSGTTKAWHNMKNWMKPHAESRSNSTSMAAVFGGKNTEIQLLLGVVGAPLIPSPTASDNQPITRSIKDQHIEVSMAKYIVKQYVAAVGGERCLNCVDSMYAMGQVKMATTEFCGGEGSVNSKKVVKVKNLQMKGEMGGFVVWQKRPELWCLELVVSGYKISAGSDGKVAWRQTPWHHSHASRGPPRPLRRFLQGLDPRSTANLFSNSICIGEKTVNNEDCFILKLETETSTLRARSNSNVEIVRHTVWGYFSQRTGLLVQLEDSHLLKLKSHEHESIYWETNMESLLEDYRSVDGIQIAHGGKTWVSLLRFGGGPETHSRTRMEEVWQVEEVDFNIKGLSIDCFLPPSDLKREEEKEEEAECGGGVVASNNAKLPYKIRSASFRISASKVAAVNLDDSCTSESDEDL, from the exons ATGAAGAAGCTTTGTCCCAATCTTGATCGCGAGGATGGGCTCGAAACCGTCCTTGAGGTCCCTATTCCGGAGGAGATTCTCACCCACAAGAGTGGAACCACCAAAGCTTGGCACAACATGAAGAACTGGATGAAGCCTCACGCTGAGTCCAGATCAAATTCGACATCCATGGCAGCAGTTTTTGGAGGGAAAAACACAGAGATTCAGCTTTTGTTAGGTGTCGTTGGAGCGCCATTAATCCCTTCACCTACCGCCTCTGACAACCAACCCATCACTCGCAGCATTAAAGACCAACACATT GAGGTTTCGATGGCTAAATACATAGTGAAGCAGTATGTGGCGGCGGTGGGGGGAGAACGTTGTTTGAATTGTGTGGACAGCATGTATGCGATGGGGCAGGTGAAGATGGCAACAACAGAGTTTTGTGGTGGAGAAGGTAGTGTGAACAGTAAGAAGGTGGTGAAAGTGAAGAATCTGCAGATGAAGGGAGAGATGGGGGGGTTCGTGGTTTGGCAGAAGAGGCCAGAGTTGTGGTGCTTAGAGCTTGTTGTTTCTGGGTACAAGATCAGTGCAGGGAGTGATGGTAAAGTGGCATGGAGGCAAACCCCTTGGCACCATTCTCATGCTTCTCGTGGCCCACCAAGACCTCTTAGACGTTTCTTACAG GGTCTTGATCCAAGGTCGACGGCCAATTTGTTCAGCAACTCTATCTGCATTGGAGAGAAGACAGTGAACAACGAAGATTGTTTCATATTGAAACTGGAAACCGAGACGTCGACACTGAGAGCAAGGAGCAACAGCAACGTAGAGATAGTTCGGCACACGGTGTGGGGCTATTTCAGCCAAAGAACAGGTTTATTAGTTCAACTAGAAGACTCTCACTTGCTGAAACTCAAGTCTCACGAACACGAGAGCATATACTGGGAAACCAACATGGAGTCTCTGTTAGAAGACTACAGAAGCGTGGATGGCATTCAAATAGCACACGGTGGCAAGACCTGGGTGTCCTTGTTGAGGTTCGGTGGGGGCCCCGAGACACATTCGAGGACACGAATGGAAGAGGTTTGGCAAGTTGAGGAAGTGGACTTTAACATCAAAGGGTTGTCCATAGATTGCTTTTTGCCTCCTAGTGATTTGAAGAGagaggaagagaaggaagaggaaGCGGAGTGTGGTGGTGGGGTGGTTGCAAGCAATAATGCCAAGTTACCCTACAAGATTCGTTCGGCTTCTTTTAGGATCAGTGCTTCAAAAGTAGCAGCTGTGAACCTGGATGATTCCTGTACCAGCGAGAGCGATGAAGATTTGTAA